From Medicago truncatula cultivar Jemalong A17 chromosome 7, MtrunA17r5.0-ANR, whole genome shotgun sequence, a single genomic window includes:
- the LOC11405516 gene encoding uncharacterized protein, whose protein sequence is MDDQFKEWCHSFAASLGSLEFYSHHQSRSIFLVPERLKKPNVDAYMPRVVSIGPRFKGSNEDLLQMEDIKIRCMKHLFQRGILRDRSAYETLESCCKALWEIDDVIRANYGPDINNIETQELTQIMLVDGCFLLELLIEKGLYEVPESVVDSPFFPGPAIELLRDEDVLSDLTLLENQIPIRIIYLLLRTLFPELTGYSTSEGETKINNLILFVLGYRQGRILDILDIRGYHPGPVLSIHGDHILDIVNLFVNWDFDQYGNFLDLFQFRDAPQQHQLKLNRCALRLLTAGVIIKARFPEHHEEYSNFNLSLVWRSLCGLLNSIFLVNERGRHLDLDYIHQEVELKCLNFHFKFEKGKLEIEQLHITKTTKAKWCNLIAWEHLQSNLRSTTRRGSGNCKFTSAALIFNGLICSEDDVQLLKNKKIVVDHLKMSNRELVEYFRKVALGVDHKVVAYSIYTEMVRCINNSEAFFIKQMWIMVWNSFTCRQEWVVRFLNRNYNFVATVVSVLAVVQTVYTVLPYYFPK, encoded by the exons atGGATGATCAGTTCAAGGAGTGGTGTCATTCATTTGCAGCTTCGCTAGGTTCTCTTGAATTTTATAGTCATCATCAATCACGTAGCATTTTCTTGGTTCCAGAAAGACTTAAAAAACCAAACGTGGATGCATACATGCCAAGGGTGGTGTCAATCGGACCCCGATTCAAAGGAAGCAACGAAGACCTATTGCAGATGGAAGATATCAAAATAAGGTGCATGAAGCATCTCTTTCAACGAGGAATACTACGCGACCGCAGTGCTTATGAAACATTGGAATCATGCTGCAAAGCACTTTGGGAAATAGATGATGTGATTCGAGCAAATTACGGGCCCGACATCAACAACATTGAAACACAAGAGCTCACACAAATTATGTTAGTGGACGGTTGTTTTCTGTTAGAGCTTCTGATAGAAAAGGGATTATATGAAGTACCAGAGTCAGTAGTAGACAGCCCCTTCTTTCCTGGTCCAGCAATTGAACTGCTGAGAGATGAAGATGTCTTGTCTGATCTCACCTTGTTGGAGAACCAGATACCGATTCGGATCATCTACTTGCTGCTTAGAACACTTTTTCCTGAGTTGACTGGATATTCTACTTCCGAGGGTGAGACCAAAATTAATAATCTTATCCTGTTTGTTTTAGGCTATCGTCAAGGTCGGATTCTGGACATTCTGGACATTCGAG GCTATCATCCAGGTCCGGTTCTGAGCATTCATGGTGATCATATTCTTGATATTGTCAACTTATTCGTTAATTGGGATTTTGATCAATATGGTAAttttctggatttgtttcaaTTTAGGGACGCTCCTCAGCAGCACCAGCTTAAACTGAATCGTTGTGCTCTGAGGCTCCTAACTGCAGGAGTTATCATAAAAGCAAGATTCCCTGAGCATCATGAAGAATATAGTAACTTTAATTTAAGCTTGGTGTGGAGGAGTTTATGTGGTTTGCTTAACAGTATCTTTCTTGTGAATGAGAGGGGCAGGCACTTGGATTTGGATTATATTCACCAAGAGGTGGAATTGAAATGTTTGAACTTTCACTTTAAGTTTGAAAAGGGGAAACTTGAAATTGAACAATTGCATATCACTAAAACAACAAAAGCCAAGTGGTGCAATCTAATTGCTTGGGAACATCTTCAAAGTAATCTTCGAAGTACAACAAGAAGGGGCTCTGGTAACTGCAAATTCACTTCGGCTGCTTTGATTTTCAATGGCTTGATCTGTTCTGAAGACGATGTTCAACTTCTTAAGAACAAGAAAATAGTTGTGGATCATCTCAAGATGAGCAACCGAGAGCTTGTGGAGTATTTCCGCAAAGTAGCATTGGGAGTTGACCATAAAGTAGTTGCTTACAGTATTTATACTGAAATGGTTCGTTGCATCAATAACTCTGAGGCGTTTTTCATTAAACAGATGTGGATAATGGTGTGGAATTCATTCACATGCCGTCAAGAATGGGTTGTAAGATTTTTGAACCGCAACTACAACTTCGTTGCAACGGTGGTCTCTGTTCTCGCTGTTGTGCAGACTGTTTATACAGTCCTACCGTATTATTTTCCCAAATAG